The Fulvivirga ligni genome window below encodes:
- a CDS encoding N-acetyltransferase has product MQYKIINEINREGGSIIMIMGEKILAKVEYKESLHDVIIKDISIHPSIAGRGLSDELLCLVTIKARRENKLILPSCHLTRRLLKRNLCYKMGYKNFFYSRS; this is encoded by the coding sequence ATGCAGTACAAGATAATAAATGAAATCAATAGGGAAGGTGGGAGCATTATTATGATAATGGGCGAAAAAATACTTGCCAAGGTTGAGTATAAAGAGAGCCTTCATGATGTGATAATAAAAGACATTAGTATACATCCGAGCATTGCAGGAAGAGGTTTGTCGGATGAGCTTTTGTGTCTTGTGACCATAAAGGCGCGGAGGGAGAATAAATTAATTTTGCCCTCTTGTCATTTGACACGTAGATTACTTAAAAGGAATTTGTGTTATAAAATGGGCTATAAAAATTTCTTTTATAGTAGGAGTTAG
- a CDS encoding PAS domain S-box protein, translating to MSKKHQFNVLSITALLTSIVYSVTFLHTRTYVNIDDNIKVDLTSISQSIFRLQQTQIGIANNEKENKEVMDDLQFVRDRLEPLLRIDLEGINTRWNNLVKESLKIIKNAELNRYQENFDEEAINESLFTLVEYLKQSEEIIQKQEELNDSQFQTWSTIAFISGLVFLLVSCYLGYKLYASLDKKISLYLKKEKNESNRIKELTAYVETISQGNYDTEIETSSQNDQLTASLLRMKEQLAINHEESEKRNWLNTGLASFGQLLRSENNLNELTQTIINEISKYLNVNQGFLFIKEGNENDTYLELKAAYAYERKKFLNKRIEKGQGLAGQSWIEGRSIYMIDVPSDYVNITSGLGQATPNCIFIVPLKLKDEVYGVIELASFHKLQNHELELLEKLAESIAGTIASAQINETTKALLNSTQKQTELLSSQEEELRQNMEELQATQEEMERKASEIESRMIAVDESGIASIEFDLSGNIITANQNFLSLMGYNLQEIQGRHHRLFVSDNYRQTDEYKQFWKDLRSGITKAGEYERYSKTGQKVFIQGSYSILRDNSGAPKSILKLATDITAFKLMNEELQHQAEEMKAQEEELRQNMEELSATQEEISRRSSEIESRMIAVNESGVASIEFDLRGNIITANENFLQLMGYTLNEVQLRHHEIFVSETYAKSTEYKIFWKELGEGKNKAGEYERYTKSGKRVYIQGSYSIIRNSAGEPQSILKLATDITAFKLANEDLQQNMEELSATQDEVERILQEVQGNELYLKEVLNVIPEPFYTMDTEGIIKLFNQPFKEGLAQHNIHVESGMSYFDLQSNDEFKEKIKAVIDKVKGGEKFQYQLRYEKKGGDIYIQNYYTPIKNMKGDIQGIAVYSKDITQIRRLNEN from the coding sequence ATGAGCAAAAAACACCAATTCAATGTTCTGTCTATTACCGCATTACTTACCTCAATAGTATACAGCGTCACCTTCCTGCATACCAGAACTTACGTTAATATCGATGATAATATAAAGGTTGACTTAACCTCAATTTCTCAATCAATATTCAGATTACAGCAAACTCAAATTGGAATTGCAAATAATGAGAAAGAAAATAAGGAGGTGATGGATGACCTTCAATTTGTTCGTGATAGATTGGAACCGTTACTAAGAATCGATCTGGAGGGAATCAATACAAGATGGAATAATTTAGTAAAAGAGAGCCTTAAAATCATCAAAAATGCAGAGCTCAACAGATACCAGGAAAACTTTGATGAAGAAGCAATAAATGAATCATTATTTACGCTAGTAGAATATCTTAAACAATCTGAAGAAATTATTCAAAAGCAAGAAGAATTGAATGATTCACAATTTCAAACATGGTCAACCATTGCATTTATATCTGGCCTGGTTTTTCTCTTAGTATCCTGCTATTTAGGTTATAAACTATATGCCTCATTAGATAAAAAGATCAGTCTTTATCTTAAAAAAGAAAAAAATGAGTCAAATAGAATTAAAGAACTTACAGCATACGTTGAAACCATATCTCAGGGAAATTACGACACTGAAATTGAAACCTCTTCTCAAAATGATCAACTCACGGCTTCCTTATTAAGAATGAAGGAGCAGTTGGCCATTAATCATGAAGAAAGTGAAAAAAGAAATTGGCTAAATACTGGGCTTGCTTCCTTTGGCCAACTTTTAAGATCAGAGAATAATCTTAATGAATTAACCCAGACTATCATCAATGAAATATCTAAATATTTAAATGTAAATCAAGGCTTTCTATTTATTAAGGAAGGTAATGAGAATGATACTTATCTAGAATTAAAAGCAGCTTATGCTTATGAACGTAAAAAGTTTCTGAACAAAAGAATTGAGAAAGGTCAGGGACTGGCCGGCCAAAGTTGGATAGAAGGACGATCGATATATATGATAGATGTCCCATCTGACTATGTAAATATAACATCAGGGCTGGGACAAGCTACCCCTAATTGTATTTTTATCGTTCCCCTCAAGTTAAAGGATGAAGTTTATGGAGTAATTGAATTAGCTTCATTTCACAAGTTACAAAATCATGAACTGGAACTCTTAGAAAAATTAGCTGAAAGCATTGCTGGCACTATTGCATCCGCACAGATAAATGAAACGACTAAAGCACTTTTAAATTCAACACAGAAGCAAACTGAATTGCTTAGTTCACAAGAAGAAGAGCTTCGCCAAAATATGGAAGAACTCCAAGCCACTCAGGAAGAAATGGAGCGTAAAGCAAGTGAAATAGAGAGCCGTATGATAGCAGTAGACGAAAGTGGAATTGCCTCTATAGAGTTTGATCTTTCAGGAAACATCATAACTGCTAATCAAAACTTCTTATCTCTCATGGGATATAATCTGCAGGAAATACAGGGTAGACATCATAGATTATTCGTTTCTGACAACTATAGACAAACTGATGAGTATAAGCAGTTCTGGAAAGACTTAAGATCAGGAATAACAAAGGCTGGGGAATATGAAAGATACAGTAAAACAGGTCAAAAAGTATTTATACAAGGTAGTTATTCCATATTAAGAGATAATTCAGGGGCACCGAAAAGTATTCTCAAATTAGCCACTGATATTACTGCATTTAAACTTATGAATGAGGAGCTACAACATCAGGCTGAAGAAATGAAAGCTCAGGAAGAAGAGTTAAGACAGAATATGGAAGAACTATCAGCAACTCAAGAGGAGATCTCAAGACGAAGTAGCGAAATTGAGAGTAGAATGATTGCTGTAAATGAAAGTGGAGTTGCCTCTATCGAATTTGATTTAAGAGGAAATATCATTACTGCTAATGAAAACTTCCTTCAGTTGATGGGGTACACGCTAAATGAAGTACAACTTAGACATCACGAAATATTTGTGTCAGAAACTTACGCTAAATCAACTGAATATAAAATATTTTGGAAGGAATTAGGGGAAGGTAAAAATAAAGCTGGTGAATATGAAAGATATACTAAAAGCGGCAAAAGAGTCTATATTCAAGGTAGTTATTCTATCATTAGGAATAGCGCAGGAGAGCCACAAAGCATACTTAAACTAGCTACAGACATCACTGCTTTTAAGCTAGCCAATGAAGACTTACAACAGAATATGGAGGAACTTTCAGCCACACAAGATGAGGTGGAAAGAATACTGCAAGAGGTTCAAGGAAATGAGCTTTATTTAAAGGAAGTTCTCAATGTAATTCCAGAACCTTTTTACACCATGGATACCGAGGGCATCATCAAACTATTCAACCAGCCTTTCAAAGAAGGACTTGCTCAACACAACATTCATGTAGAATCTGGAATGAGTTATTTTGACCTTCAATCAAATGATGAGTTCAAGGAAAAAATAAAAGCGGTCATAGATAAAGTAAAAGGAGGCGAAAAATTTCAATATCAATTACGCTATGAAAAAAAGGGGGGTGATATTTATATCCAAAATTACTACACGCCTATAAAAAATATGAAGGGAGATATCCAGGGCATAGCTGTCTATTCAAAGGATATTACTCAAATAAGACGTTTGAATGAGAACTGA
- a CDS encoding alkaline phosphatase has product MSIQNKLKTFLCICVVLMMSACNQKMADGIDVNQAQVVMPPNIILLIGDGMGVPQISTAYYFGDEKSNFSQFKHIGFHKTSDKEYKITDSAAGATAFSTGEKTYKRAIGVGVDTTSRETILEYLQKQGYKTGLISLTTVTHATPASFYAHVPDRDMHEEIAAQLPKAKIDFIAGGGRNFFGKRKDSVNLYQHFIDMDYHIDTMKLSEPVMGKPNIYLLSDESMPSKVQGRGDFLPKATEKALNYFKSSKQPFFMMVEESYIDWAGHDENEEMLIAEVEDMDNTLGVIQKFVRENPNTLLVVTADHETGGVSIGKFYDTDENGNKIENPEKVKIYFNSNQHSGELIPVFAMGTGAEIFQGIYENNEIFHKIKAICSQVSN; this is encoded by the coding sequence ATGTCTATTCAAAATAAATTAAAGACGTTTTTGTGCATCTGTGTGGTGCTAATGATGTCAGCATGTAATCAAAAAATGGCAGATGGTATTGATGTGAATCAAGCGCAAGTGGTAATGCCACCAAATATCATCCTACTCATAGGGGATGGTATGGGAGTTCCTCAAATTTCAACTGCTTATTATTTTGGTGATGAGAAATCGAACTTTTCTCAGTTTAAGCATATAGGTTTTCACAAAACATCAGATAAAGAATACAAAATCACTGATTCTGCTGCGGGAGCCACCGCTTTTTCTACAGGAGAAAAAACTTATAAGAGAGCTATCGGAGTTGGCGTTGATACTACTTCAAGGGAAACCATCTTGGAGTATTTGCAAAAGCAGGGTTATAAGACCGGGCTAATAAGCCTTACCACAGTTACACATGCTACGCCAGCGAGCTTTTATGCTCACGTACCTGATAGAGATATGCATGAAGAAATAGCTGCTCAATTGCCAAAGGCTAAAATAGACTTCATTGCTGGTGGAGGGCGCAACTTCTTTGGAAAGCGTAAGGATAGTGTAAATTTATACCAGCATTTTATAGATATGGATTATCATATTGATACGATGAAGTTATCAGAGCCTGTAATGGGTAAGCCAAATATTTATTTGCTGTCCGATGAAAGCATGCCTTCAAAGGTTCAAGGTAGAGGTGATTTTCTTCCTAAAGCAACCGAAAAAGCTCTTAACTACTTTAAAAGTTCTAAGCAACCTTTCTTTATGATGGTCGAGGAATCCTATATCGACTGGGCTGGACATGATGAGAATGAAGAAATGCTTATTGCCGAGGTAGAAGATATGGATAATACGTTGGGGGTTATTCAAAAGTTTGTCAGAGAAAATCCTAATACGCTATTAGTTGTCACAGCAGACCATGAAACTGGAGGCGTGAGTATAGGGAAATTTTATGATACAGATGAAAATGGTAATAAAATTGAAAATCCAGAAAAAGTGAAAATATATTTCAATTCAAATCAGCATAGTGGTGAACTCATACCTGTTTTTGCTATGGGTACAGGAGCTGAAATTTTTCAAGGTATTTACGAGAATAATGAGATTTTCCATAAGATAAAAGCTATCTGCAGCCAGGTTTCTAATTAA
- a CDS encoding RagB/SusD family nutrient uptake outer membrane protein: protein MKSKILILFLSMNLLHWSCTDLEEDVLDESLTGSGQAEAISGAISPAYGQVAWTWRHTNYYGLQLIPSDEAILPYRGGVDWFDGGKFMAAQQHLITPSNDLVGSAWNELTINIARSLAAIEVLQPLANEGNTTAAGALFEMKALKGYLNMLLLDSWGVVFQKDKQSEFSQVLRGQDAIDYIEEELLSVVDVINDDKGPGRMTKSAVQGLLARLYLNAAVYRDPYGTPSFTTEDMNKVIDYCDQIINSGGFSLSAEYFDLFNDNNNSNTEVIFAADQRGVMQNEHSRWAYWSIPGSLIARPEYPSSDGTDGPAITSDFYQTWVEAYGAEDPADADARFYKKNAMVPEELEDLTGLTPLNDQDHYYCVVPEEFEIDRGILRGILWGPRKDSNGEFFTCDDGVRIYPLKQVKGNGPDKDVAYVDLTLQVDFSDEGRAHHSGYRVSKYQFSHTSPNGNNYSSVDLVLMRLAEIYLMRAEAKLRSGDAAAALADVNTVRASRTARPNQTPPALSSINLDIMFRERGFELYWEGFRRGDQIRFGKYEDIWTEKTDTDVRHRLFPIPQDAIDGSSNIPEFLIQNDGY from the coding sequence ATGAAAAGTAAAATATTAATTTTATTTCTCTCAATGAACTTGCTTCACTGGAGCTGTACAGATCTGGAAGAGGATGTGCTAGACGAATCTTTAACGGGCAGTGGTCAGGCTGAAGCAATAAGCGGGGCTATATCTCCGGCGTATGGACAGGTTGCATGGACCTGGCGACATACTAACTATTATGGTTTGCAGTTAATACCCTCTGATGAAGCAATTTTACCATACCGTGGTGGTGTAGATTGGTTTGATGGAGGTAAATTTATGGCAGCTCAGCAACACTTAATTACACCTAGTAATGATTTGGTAGGAAGTGCTTGGAATGAGCTTACTATCAATATTGCAAGATCATTGGCGGCCATCGAGGTGTTACAACCATTGGCGAATGAAGGTAATACTACCGCTGCGGGAGCACTTTTTGAAATGAAGGCACTTAAAGGTTATTTGAATATGCTTCTCTTAGATAGCTGGGGAGTAGTATTCCAGAAGGATAAACAAAGTGAATTCTCGCAAGTTCTCAGGGGGCAAGATGCTATCGATTATATAGAGGAAGAACTACTTTCTGTAGTAGATGTAATCAATGATGACAAAGGGCCTGGAAGAATGACAAAGTCTGCTGTGCAAGGTTTATTAGCCAGGTTATATCTGAATGCCGCAGTTTACCGTGATCCTTACGGAACTCCAAGCTTCACTACAGAAGATATGAATAAAGTGATAGATTATTGCGACCAGATTATCAATTCCGGTGGTTTCTCACTTTCTGCAGAATACTTTGATCTATTTAATGATAATAATAACAGTAATACTGAAGTAATTTTTGCAGCTGATCAACGTGGAGTTATGCAAAATGAACATAGCAGATGGGCGTATTGGTCTATTCCAGGGTCATTGATAGCCAGGCCCGAATATCCCAGCTCAGATGGTACCGATGGACCTGCTATTACGTCAGATTTTTATCAGACATGGGTAGAGGCTTATGGTGCTGAAGATCCTGCTGATGCTGACGCCAGATTCTACAAGAAAAATGCAATGGTGCCGGAAGAGCTGGAGGACTTAACAGGATTAACCCCTCTAAATGATCAAGATCATTATTACTGCGTGGTTCCTGAGGAATTTGAAATAGACAGAGGTATTCTTAGGGGTATTCTTTGGGGGCCAAGGAAGGATTCTAACGGGGAGTTTTTTACTTGTGATGATGGTGTAAGAATTTATCCTTTAAAGCAGGTCAAAGGGAATGGTCCTGATAAGGATGTTGCTTATGTAGATCTTACTTTACAGGTAGACTTCTCAGATGAAGGAAGAGCGCACCATTCTGGTTATCGTGTATCTAAATATCAGTTTAGCCATACATCTCCTAATGGTAATAATTACAGTAGCGTGGATTTGGTGCTTATGAGACTCGCCGAAATATACCTGATGAGAGCTGAGGCTAAATTAAGAAGTGGTGATGCCGCGGCTGCACTAGCAGATGTGAACACAGTACGTGCCTCAAGAACGGCCAGACCAAACCAGACTCCTCCCGCTTTGTCTTCTATCAATTTAGATATAATGTTCCGCGAGCGTGGATTCGAGCTTTATTGGGAAGGCTTTAGAAGGGGTGATCAAATTAGATTTGGCAAATATGAAGACATATGGACAGAGAAAACTGATACTGATGTTCGTCATAGGCTATTCCCTATACCTCAGGATGCTATAGATGGATCGTCTAACATTCCTGAATTCCTTATTCAGAATGATGGGTATTAA
- a CDS encoding SusC/RagA family TonB-linked outer membrane protein yields MPLPGATVREKGTSNGTITVFSPDEFRKQVAAQGGSLEDGGASTDWQDELTRTAITNRFNMSLSGANANKFSYYGSFGVDDQEGVLKNSDLKIYTGRVNLNQKTLDGRLNVDANLTGTRMENNRPDATTIVTDMLQLNPTLPAYTDGEPTILGEMLNPLIREKLYLDESINNRILANIAPSLEIIEGLTYRLNLGVDYSTTNRDVQRSPYSLLEGYENGYLNTISTANQNTLVENTLTYNFGFDNHKFTVLAGHTYQKTMFTQKSIYMEGFADNGIEPRYQNQLSSEDLQTSLNSAAVKNELQSFLGRVNYNYLDKYLITATMRADGSSKFGKNNRYGYFPSVALGWNISEENFMSGGVVNSLKLRASWGQTGNQEIPAKITKASYRDSKQGNDTYPLDPNASTLDDYPYGTIYTRLANPDIQWEVTTQTNVGLDFGLLGSRLTGTFDVFQKVSDNILLNVTSPDPISIAKDYWTNVDGLKIKNSGMELTLNYNTDISSDLSISLGGNLSYIKNKVEGSPFTVVTTGAAQGAGQTGATINGYINGEPIGAFYMKEFLGIGEDGLNKYRDVTGDGEILDDDRTVVGSALPDLLYGFHLGVNYKRFDFTANFNGVSGNKIFNHTAMSLFNKGRLTSSFNTTDLAIEYENESITNSNEVSTRYLDDGGFLRLNNATLGYNIALQSQWVKKIRFTVTGQNLFVITNYSGFNPEVNTGSSTSGVQTFGIDYFTYPTPRTFVFGLNVTF; encoded by the coding sequence ATGCCATTACCTGGAGCAACAGTACGTGAAAAAGGAACCTCAAATGGTACCATTACTGTCTTCTCTCCAGATGAGTTTAGAAAACAGGTAGCGGCGCAAGGAGGTTCACTTGAAGATGGAGGCGCCAGTACAGATTGGCAGGATGAGCTAACAAGAACGGCCATTACCAATAGATTTAACATGTCTTTAAGCGGAGCCAATGCTAATAAGTTTTCATATTATGGATCTTTTGGAGTTGATGATCAGGAAGGTGTTTTAAAGAATAGCGATCTAAAAATATACACCGGAAGGGTGAATTTGAATCAAAAAACGCTGGATGGCCGACTAAATGTGGACGCTAACCTTACTGGTACAAGGATGGAAAATAATCGACCAGATGCCACAACTATTGTTACTGATATGCTTCAGTTAAACCCTACCCTACCTGCCTATACAGATGGTGAGCCTACAATTTTGGGTGAGATGTTAAATCCCCTAATAAGAGAGAAGCTTTATTTGGATGAATCCATCAACAATAGAATATTGGCCAATATAGCCCCTTCGCTGGAAATAATAGAAGGTTTAACTTATAGGCTTAATCTTGGGGTGGATTATTCCACTACTAACAGAGATGTACAAAGGTCTCCTTATAGTTTATTGGAGGGGTATGAAAATGGATACCTTAACACTATCTCTACCGCTAATCAAAATACATTGGTTGAGAATACATTGACTTATAACTTCGGGTTCGATAATCATAAGTTCACCGTGTTAGCAGGGCATACTTATCAAAAAACAATGTTTACTCAGAAGAGTATCTATATGGAAGGCTTTGCTGATAACGGTATAGAGCCAAGATATCAAAATCAGTTAAGTAGTGAGGACTTGCAGACCAGTTTAAATTCAGCTGCTGTTAAGAATGAGCTTCAATCATTTTTAGGTCGAGTAAATTATAATTATCTGGACAAATACCTGATCACTGCTACTATGCGTGCAGATGGATCTTCAAAGTTTGGTAAGAATAACCGATATGGTTATTTCCCATCAGTAGCCTTAGGATGGAATATTTCAGAGGAGAACTTTATGAGCGGTGGTGTTGTGAACAGCCTGAAATTAAGAGCAAGCTGGGGACAGACCGGTAATCAGGAAATACCTGCTAAAATCACTAAAGCAAGTTATAGGGATAGTAAACAAGGTAATGATACCTACCCATTAGATCCGAATGCCAGCACTTTAGATGATTATCCGTACGGAACTATCTATACCCGTTTAGCCAATCCTGATATTCAGTGGGAAGTAACCACCCAGACCAATGTCGGTTTAGATTTTGGATTACTTGGGAGCAGACTTACTGGTACTTTTGATGTATTTCAAAAGGTATCTGATAATATTTTACTCAATGTAACCAGTCCTGACCCTATTTCTATAGCCAAAGATTATTGGACCAATGTAGACGGCCTAAAAATAAAGAATTCAGGTATGGAATTGACTTTGAATTATAACACAGATATCTCTAGCGATTTATCAATTAGCCTAGGGGGTAACCTTTCTTATATTAAAAATAAAGTAGAAGGATCTCCTTTCACGGTAGTGACCACGGGTGCTGCACAAGGAGCAGGGCAAACTGGTGCTACTATTAATGGTTACATCAACGGAGAGCCTATTGGTGCTTTCTATATGAAAGAATTTTTAGGTATTGGTGAAGACGGATTGAATAAGTACAGGGATGTGACGGGCGACGGTGAAATTTTAGATGATGATCGTACAGTAGTGGGCAGCGCTCTTCCTGATTTATTATATGGATTTCATTTAGGTGTTAATTATAAACGATTCGATTTCACCGCTAATTTCAATGGAGTATCTGGTAATAAAATATTCAATCATACTGCCATGTCATTATTCAATAAAGGAAGGCTAACTTCTTCTTTCAATACTACTGATTTGGCTATTGAATATGAAAACGAATCTATTACTAACTCTAATGAAGTTTCTACCAGGTATCTGGATGATGGTGGATTTTTAAGGTTAAACAATGCTACCCTAGGTTATAACATCGCTTTACAATCTCAATGGGTTAAGAAAATCAGATTTACAGTAACAGGTCAGAATCTATTTGTAATTACGAATTATTCAGGCTTCAATCCTGAAGTAAATACAGGTAGCTCTACCAGTGGTGTCCAGACGTTTGGCATTGATTACTTTACTTACCCAACACCAAGAACCTTTGTTTTTGGTCTTAATGTAACATTTTAA
- a CDS encoding FecR family protein has product MNEKELKQLLQDYIDGTISPGDERRLELFESRLILNNLDQLNQNEEAKQKINHKLSNAIQKGRSTRKLFSSSVKIAASLLILSVVGFIFFLTRDKTNVKHQEIAWIEKTTPMGAKLSVTLPDGTRVKLNAGSSLRFPEVFAGNERLVEMQGEAFFDVVKNKAKPFIIKSGEVETRVVGTSFNIQAYQEQKEVIISVLTGKVMVSAASHQISLVPQEQGIYNKEISQISKGNVDIEKVLYWKEGILFFHDLPLEEVAHELERWYGVDISIEGEELKSCHLTATYQDVSLTNILKSIRHTKKGVEYSLTGDYLILSGVCNE; this is encoded by the coding sequence ATGAACGAAAAAGAATTAAAGCAACTGCTCCAAGATTACATTGACGGAACCATCAGTCCGGGGGATGAGCGGAGGCTTGAACTATTTGAAAGTAGGCTGATTCTGAATAATCTGGACCAACTGAACCAGAACGAAGAAGCCAAACAAAAAATTAATCACAAGCTTTCTAATGCCATTCAAAAAGGAAGAAGCACGAGAAAGCTATTCTCATCAAGCGTAAAAATTGCAGCTAGTTTACTCATACTTTCTGTGGTAGGATTTATATTTTTTCTAACACGAGATAAAACAAATGTAAAACATCAAGAGATAGCCTGGATAGAGAAAACAACCCCCATGGGTGCTAAACTCAGTGTTACATTGCCAGATGGTACTAGGGTAAAGCTAAACGCCGGGAGCAGCTTAAGATTTCCAGAGGTATTTGCTGGGAACGAGCGACTAGTAGAAATGCAAGGAGAGGCCTTTTTTGATGTGGTGAAGAATAAAGCTAAGCCTTTCATTATTAAATCCGGAGAAGTAGAAACCCGGGTTGTAGGGACTTCATTTAACATTCAGGCATATCAGGAACAGAAGGAAGTTATTATTTCTGTACTTACGGGAAAGGTAATGGTATCCGCAGCCTCGCATCAAATTTCATTAGTACCACAAGAGCAGGGCATTTATAATAAGGAGATATCGCAGATCAGCAAAGGAAATGTAGACATTGAAAAGGTCCTTTATTGGAAAGAAGGCATTCTCTTTTTTCATGACCTGCCTCTAGAGGAGGTGGCACATGAATTAGAGCGCTGGTATGGGGTAGATATAAGCATAGAAGGCGAGGAACTCAAGTCATGCCACCTTACAGCTACCTACCAGGATGTGTCACTCACTAATATTCTCAAAAGCATAAGGCATACTAAAAAAGGGGTGGAATACAGTCTAACGGGTGATTATCTCATTTTATCAGGAGTATGCAATGAATAA
- a CDS encoding RNA polymerase sigma factor, protein MDRIHELANLVKDSDQHAFNSLFDLFWEPMQSYAYSLIQDDAIAQDLLQEVWIDYWKRRRDIHTDNIKGYLYKAIRYKCFNHLRNTKLSFIQLEIANAIAIEPTVIEEENVLELSLKVKSILSKLPPRCQEIFILSRINELNNMEISKGLNISQRTVENQISYALKHLRKELEIVRMLFCL, encoded by the coding sequence ATGGATAGGATACACGAATTAGCTAATCTGGTTAAAGACTCGGATCAACATGCATTCAACTCCCTCTTCGATTTATTCTGGGAACCGATGCAGTCATATGCTTATTCACTTATTCAGGATGATGCCATTGCTCAGGATCTTCTTCAGGAGGTGTGGATTGACTACTGGAAACGAAGGAGAGATATTCATACTGATAATATAAAGGGCTACCTATATAAAGCTATTCGCTATAAATGTTTCAATCATCTGAGAAACACGAAGCTTTCCTTTATTCAATTAGAAATAGCTAATGCTATAGCCATAGAACCTACAGTGATAGAAGAAGAAAATGTGCTGGAGCTGTCATTAAAAGTAAAGAGTATACTTTCAAAACTACCCCCTCGCTGTCAGGAGATTTTTATCCTGAGCAGAATTAATGAGCTTAATAATATGGAGATTTCAAAGGGGCTCAATATTTCACAACGAACCGTGGAAAATCAAATATCATATGCCCTTAAACATCTTAGGAAAGAACTTGAAATAGTGCGCATGTTATTCTGTCTTTAA